The Plectropomus leopardus isolate mb chromosome 7, YSFRI_Pleo_2.0, whole genome shotgun sequence genome window below encodes:
- the LOC121945328 gene encoding protein S100-A11-like, whose product MALEKAISDLVELFLSYADGDGKLSQDELKKMLEKEIENPEVKEKMTKGDCDKIFGKMDKNCSGQIEFREFVMCVGKMLKCHYHKKTGRVQDDDGGCQQACK is encoded by the exons ATGGCTCTGGAAAAGGCCATTTCAGATCTTGTGGAACTGTTTCTGAGTTACGCTGACGGCGATGGTAAGCTAAGCCAGGATGAGCTGAAGAAGATGTTGGAGAAGGAAATTGAAAACCCTGAAGTCAAA gaaaaaatgactaaaggtGACTGTGACAAGATCTTCGGGAAGATGGATAAGAACTGCAGTGGACAGATCGAATTCAGAGAGTTCGTTATGTGTGTGGGCAAGATGCTCAAATGCCACTACCACAAGAAGACAGGCAGGGTCCAAGATGATGATGGAGGCTGTCAACAAGCTTGCAAATGA